The following proteins are encoded in a genomic region of Hymenobacter siberiensis:
- a CDS encoding LacI family DNA-binding transcriptional regulator, with protein MAQKRASISDIAKELNLAVSTVSRALSGHSRISEATRKRVWKLAEQLNYQPNHLAAALRKGRSNTLGVIVPHIDGYFFSQVMKGAEAVANRAGFNVLLCQSNEDYGQEQKNVDTMINAQVDGIMVSVARTTHDYKHFDKIKKRDIPLVFFDRILDSPEVNAVELDDFQGGYQSTKHLLEQGCRRIAHFGGPQHLNIYINRFGGYRQALLEYGIPVEEELVLFSEMWEADGRTGMEQLLALPKPPEAVFSASDFSMVGAMRVLKERKLRIPEDIALSGFSNESFTLLTEPNLTSVDQCCEEMGLAAMRLLLEMVQEHEQAPRKIVIQPRLMKRESSLWHQRP; from the coding sequence TTGGCTCAAAAACGCGCCTCTATCTCGGACATTGCCAAGGAGCTAAACTTGGCCGTTTCTACTGTTTCGCGGGCGCTCAGCGGCCATTCGCGCATTAGTGAAGCCACCCGCAAGCGCGTGTGGAAACTGGCCGAACAACTCAACTACCAGCCCAACCACCTGGCGGCGGCCCTGCGCAAGGGGCGCAGCAACACGCTGGGCGTTATCGTGCCGCACATCGATGGGTACTTTTTTTCGCAGGTGATGAAGGGGGCGGAGGCCGTGGCCAACCGCGCCGGCTTCAACGTGCTGCTGTGCCAGTCGAACGAGGACTACGGCCAGGAGCAGAAGAACGTAGATACGATGATTAACGCGCAGGTCGATGGCATCATGGTGTCGGTGGCCCGTACCACGCACGACTACAAGCACTTCGACAAGATTAAGAAGCGCGATATTCCGCTGGTGTTCTTCGACCGCATTCTGGATAGCCCGGAGGTGAACGCCGTGGAGCTCGACGATTTCCAGGGCGGCTACCAGTCGACCAAGCACTTGCTGGAGCAGGGCTGCCGGCGCATTGCGCACTTCGGCGGGCCGCAGCACCTCAATATCTACATCAACCGTTTTGGCGGCTACCGGCAGGCCTTGCTGGAGTACGGCATTCCGGTGGAGGAAGAGTTGGTGCTGTTCAGCGAGATGTGGGAGGCCGATGGCCGCACCGGCATGGAGCAGCTGCTGGCCCTGCCCAAGCCGCCTGAGGCCGTATTCTCGGCCAGCGACTTTTCCATGGTAGGGGCCATGCGCGTGCTCAAGGAGCGCAAGCTGCGCATCCCCGAGGACATTGCGCTGTCGGGTTTCAGCAACGAGAGCTTCACCCTGCTCACCGAGCCCAACCTGACTTCGGTGGACCAGTGCTGCGAAGAAATGGGCCTGGCCGCTATGCGCCTGCTGCTCGAAATGGTGCAGGAGCACGAGCAGGCCCCCCGCAAAATCGTGATTCAGCCCCGGCTGATGAAGCGGGAATCGTCGCTCTGGCACCAGCGGCCCTAA
- a CDS encoding 3'-5' exonuclease: MSNYLLFVDTETSGIPRDWTQPYASRHNWPHIVQLAWVVCTPDGQEVKAENHYIRPSDYDMSPESGKIHGLTAAFLQANGRSRHAVMQRLHRDLLHYKPRVVAHFMQLDFHMLGVGFHRAGLKNPLLELPQFCTMRATGPLLRHSTQGFLRLGELHQRLFQEPLLREHDALVDARATARCYFQMQAQGVITDEIIAQQVPIGLPTQPARLARRLRRRLRIGVAPWLLLAGVALVLLAVFLLM, translated from the coding sequence GTGAGCAACTACCTGCTGTTCGTCGATACCGAAACATCGGGCATTCCGCGCGACTGGACGCAGCCGTACGCCAGCCGCCACAATTGGCCGCACATTGTGCAGTTGGCTTGGGTAGTATGCACCCCCGATGGCCAGGAAGTGAAGGCCGAAAACCACTACATCCGCCCCAGCGACTACGACATGAGCCCGGAGTCGGGCAAAATCCATGGCCTCACGGCGGCGTTTTTGCAGGCCAACGGCCGCTCGCGCCACGCCGTGATGCAGCGCCTGCACCGCGACCTGCTGCATTATAAGCCCCGCGTGGTGGCCCATTTCATGCAGCTCGATTTCCATATGCTGGGCGTGGGCTTTCACCGGGCCGGGCTGAAAAACCCGTTGCTGGAGCTGCCCCAGTTTTGCACCATGCGGGCCACGGGGCCGCTGCTGCGCCACAGCACCCAGGGCTTTTTGCGGCTGGGCGAGCTGCACCAGCGCCTGTTTCAGGAGCCGCTGCTACGCGAGCATGATGCCCTGGTGGATGCCCGCGCCACGGCCCGCTGCTACTTCCAGATGCAGGCCCAGGGCGTGATTACCGACGAAATAATTGCCCAGCAAGTCCCCATCGGGCTGCCCACGCAGCCGGCCCGGCTGGCGCGCCGGCTGCGGCGCCGGTTGCGTATTGGCGTGGCGCCGTGGCTGCTGCTGGCCGGCGTGGCGCTGGTGCTGCTGGCGGTGTTTTTGTTGATGTGA
- a CDS encoding DUF294 nucleotidyltransferase-like domain-containing protein encodes MSEKLDFLRTVKPFDRLPEDVLAEVAEGLEEVRHPREGVIYYQDETKLRGLDIIVEGEYETFFYDSQQNRRVVEFTRRGECYGGISLLLNKKKSLRTVVAKRHTRVYFLHRREFLALCQGYESFFHFFTTRYGQRMLNEEYAHFVRPATSSGSSYLASDQLFSRRIETLELRPLDVCAAYTPIHEVARRMAAARTSCYFITNADVDGHIIGYVTDITLRDKVVAACADASLPVETIVDAPVVSISSRAFVYEAILLMFRTKTRYLLVETDGEYVGFLSRNKLLTDDQAQSPFIFIQSVKQAQAVPELKRRWEQVPEMVYQLLNRGVKPEIVNQVITTVSDAIALKLIEGAIAELGPPPAKFVYMVLGSEGRKEQTLLTDQDNAIIYEDKANEQRELVRDYFLKFAEMVSDQLNEIGFSYCEGGFMAKNPKWTHSLSHWKRNYVAWMTESNPETGMQFAASFDCRYLYGDPAIMDELHDFLAVELQKPVERFFHHMAVNALQYEPPLTFFNNIRTFAHGAHQVFNLKKTMSPIVDLVRMYALKHRIFATNTGERLEALKVLGIFTEREAHELLQSYYYLMGVRLKKQAAQIINDNVTPDNYLDPKTLTKVEQVTLKEIFKVIADFQLKIKVGFTKSLS; translated from the coding sequence ATGAGCGAAAAACTCGATTTCCTGCGCACCGTGAAGCCCTTCGACCGCCTGCCCGAAGATGTGCTGGCCGAAGTAGCCGAGGGCCTGGAAGAAGTGCGCCATCCCCGCGAGGGCGTCATCTACTACCAGGACGAAACGAAACTGCGGGGCCTCGACATCATCGTGGAGGGCGAGTACGAGACGTTTTTCTACGACAGCCAGCAGAACCGGCGCGTGGTGGAATTCACCCGGCGCGGCGAGTGCTATGGAGGCATCTCGCTGCTGCTCAACAAGAAGAAGTCGCTGCGCACGGTGGTGGCCAAGCGCCACACCCGCGTGTACTTCCTGCACCGGCGCGAGTTTCTGGCGCTGTGCCAGGGCTACGAGAGCTTCTTTCACTTCTTCACCACGCGCTACGGGCAGCGCATGCTGAACGAGGAGTACGCCCACTTTGTGCGGCCCGCCACGAGCAGCGGCTCCAGCTACCTGGCTTCGGACCAACTGTTTTCGCGCCGTATCGAGACGCTGGAGCTGCGGCCCCTCGACGTGTGCGCGGCCTACACGCCCATCCACGAAGTGGCCCGGCGCATGGCCGCCGCCCGCACCAGCTGCTACTTCATCACCAATGCCGACGTGGACGGCCACATCATTGGCTACGTCACGGATATTACGCTTCGCGACAAGGTAGTGGCCGCCTGCGCCGATGCTAGTCTGCCCGTCGAAACTATTGTGGACGCGCCGGTGGTCAGCATCAGCTCGCGGGCGTTTGTGTATGAGGCTATTTTGCTGATGTTCAGGACTAAGACGCGCTATTTGCTGGTCGAAACCGATGGCGAGTACGTGGGTTTTCTGAGCCGCAACAAGCTGCTGACCGACGACCAGGCGCAGTCGCCATTCATCTTCATTCAGTCGGTGAAGCAGGCGCAGGCCGTGCCCGAGCTGAAGCGCCGCTGGGAGCAGGTGCCGGAAATGGTGTACCAGCTCCTGAACCGGGGCGTGAAGCCCGAAATCGTGAACCAGGTCATCACCACCGTGTCGGATGCCATTGCCCTGAAGTTGATTGAGGGGGCTATTGCCGAGCTTGGCCCACCGCCGGCCAAGTTCGTGTACATGGTGCTGGGTAGCGAGGGCCGCAAGGAACAAACCCTGCTCACGGACCAGGACAACGCTATTATCTACGAAGACAAGGCCAACGAGCAGCGCGAGCTGGTGCGCGACTACTTCCTGAAATTCGCCGAGATGGTGAGCGACCAGCTCAACGAAATCGGTTTCAGCTACTGCGAGGGCGGCTTCATGGCCAAAAACCCGAAGTGGACGCACTCGCTCTCGCACTGGAAGCGCAACTACGTGGCGTGGATGACCGAATCGAACCCCGAAACCGGCATGCAATTCGCCGCTTCCTTCGACTGCCGCTACCTCTACGGCGACCCCGCCATCATGGACGAGCTGCACGATTTCCTGGCCGTGGAGCTGCAAAAGCCGGTGGAGCGCTTCTTCCACCACATGGCCGTGAACGCGCTGCAATACGAGCCGCCCCTCACGTTTTTCAATAATATCCGCACCTTCGCCCACGGCGCGCATCAGGTGTTCAACCTCAAGAAAACCATGTCGCCCATCGTCGATTTGGTGCGGATGTATGCCCTCAAGCACCGCATTTTCGCCACCAACACCGGCGAGCGGCTGGAGGCCCTCAAGGTGCTGGGCATCTTCACCGAGCGTGAGGCCCACGAGCTGCTGCAATCGTACTACTACCTCATGGGCGTGCGCCTGAAAAAGCAGGCCGCCCAGATTATCAACGACAACGTGACGCCCGATAATTACCTCGACCCCAAGACCCTAACCAAGGTAGAGCAGGTGACGCTGAAGGAGATTTTCAAGGTCATTGCCGATTTTCAATTGAAGATTAAGGTGGGGTTCACGAAGTCGCTGAGCTGA
- a CDS encoding DUF4174 domain-containing protein gives MKRLCFLLPAPLLLLGLLLLTAQTSKPMPLEQTLREYRWKKRVLLLAAPTAEQADFKAQKALLAAEKAGMAARDFVVLEVFYNQLSTTDQQFLTKKTGVSPPAFAAVLIGKDGGVKERSSHPIQTAILFGTVDKMPMRREEMRQK, from the coding sequence ATGAAACGACTGTGTTTTTTGCTTCCGGCCCCGCTCCTGCTGCTGGGTCTGCTCCTACTCACCGCCCAAACCTCCAAACCCATGCCGCTGGAACAAACCCTGCGCGAATACCGCTGGAAGAAACGCGTGCTCCTGCTGGCCGCCCCTACAGCCGAACAAGCCGATTTTAAAGCTCAGAAAGCCCTGCTCGCTGCCGAAAAAGCCGGAATGGCGGCACGCGATTTCGTCGTACTGGAAGTATTCTACAACCAGCTTTCCACCACCGACCAGCAATTTCTCACGAAGAAAACCGGGGTTTCGCCCCCAGCATTTGCGGCCGTGCTCATCGGCAAAGACGGCGGCGTGAAGGAGCGAAGCAGCCATCCCATCCAGACCGCCATCCTGTTCGGCACCGTGGATAAAATGCCCATGCGCCGCGAGGAAATGCGGCAAAAGTAA
- a CDS encoding alpha-L-rhamnosidase-related protein encodes MKSTSLATGFLLTLGFFTACQTMEPTTTTTPAVQTPIWQSDAYRLYRDKVVQGPHEARALSATELVSNYVSPANDRQSPRIEFKFSINGKDNEMTPGLNHLLVAVPRPGGGPIETPPIVFGQRYVDAVPATADTYLAPNTPIKIRLDLRPVLADFKKQGFYTMFKGDKLYQQDFKHVYVAGGTAPLSWDFDNLTNKPELEMKDPDGDGIYEATLTLNQPAATKTTAASWKKVINTADFPQYSSDHPLADALYNLALEEARRAVEPDSTFRTGKEWAGVWTRDVSYSIILAQASLQPKVAMKSLMRKVSPTGRIIQDTGTGGAYPCSTDRIIWATAAWEVYQATGNEAWLRKVYPIIRQSIADDVQNAYDPATGLVRGESSFLDWREQTYPRWMQPVDIYQSENLGTNVVHYQANVVLAQMAARLGQPGVAAQHKRQAANIKDAINQHLWQADKGYYGQFLYGRTALVLSPKAEALGEALCVLFGIVEGERAQQVVSKTPTVPFGIPCIYPQIPGIPPYHNDAVWPFVQSFWALAAA; translated from the coding sequence ATGAAATCAACTTCTCTCGCTACTGGTTTCCTGCTCACCCTCGGCTTTTTCACGGCCTGCCAGACCATGGAGCCTACCACCACCACTACCCCCGCCGTGCAAACGCCCATCTGGCAATCCGATGCCTACCGCCTGTACCGCGATAAAGTGGTGCAGGGCCCGCACGAGGCCCGCGCCCTCTCCGCCACTGAGCTGGTATCCAACTACGTGAGCCCGGCCAACGACCGGCAGAGTCCGCGCATCGAGTTCAAGTTCAGCATCAACGGCAAGGATAATGAAATGACTCCCGGCCTCAACCATTTGTTGGTGGCCGTGCCCCGGCCCGGCGGCGGGCCCATCGAAACGCCGCCCATCGTGTTCGGGCAGCGCTACGTGGATGCCGTGCCGGCCACCGCCGATACTTATCTGGCCCCCAATACCCCGATTAAAATCCGGCTGGATTTGCGGCCGGTGCTGGCGGATTTTAAGAAGCAGGGTTTCTACACCATGTTCAAGGGCGACAAGCTATATCAGCAGGATTTCAAGCACGTTTACGTTGCCGGGGGCACTGCGCCGCTGAGCTGGGATTTCGACAACCTGACCAACAAGCCGGAGCTGGAAATGAAGGACCCGGACGGCGACGGCATCTACGAAGCCACGCTGACCCTGAACCAGCCCGCTGCCACCAAAACCACTGCCGCCAGCTGGAAAAAGGTCATTAACACCGCCGATTTCCCGCAATATTCTTCCGACCATCCCCTCGCCGATGCCCTCTACAACCTGGCCCTGGAGGAAGCCCGCCGCGCCGTGGAGCCGGATAGCACCTTCCGTACCGGCAAGGAGTGGGCCGGCGTGTGGACCCGCGATGTGAGCTACAGCATTATTCTGGCGCAGGCTTCTTTGCAGCCGAAAGTGGCCATGAAAAGCCTGATGCGCAAGGTGAGCCCCACCGGCCGCATCATTCAGGACACCGGCACGGGCGGGGCCTACCCGTGCTCCACCGACCGCATTATCTGGGCCACGGCGGCGTGGGAAGTCTACCAGGCCACCGGCAATGAGGCCTGGCTGCGCAAGGTATATCCTATCATCCGGCAGAGCATTGCCGATGATGTGCAGAACGCCTACGACCCCGCCACCGGCCTGGTGCGCGGCGAGTCGTCGTTTCTCGACTGGCGCGAGCAGACCTACCCGCGCTGGATGCAGCCCGTGGACATTTACCAGAGTGAAAACCTGGGCACCAACGTCGTGCACTACCAGGCCAACGTGGTGCTGGCCCAGATGGCCGCCCGGCTTGGCCAGCCCGGCGTGGCCGCCCAGCACAAGCGCCAGGCCGCCAATATTAAAGACGCCATCAACCAGCACCTTTGGCAGGCCGACAAGGGCTATTACGGCCAGTTTTTGTATGGCCGTACTGCGCTGGTGCTCTCGCCCAAAGCCGAGGCGCTGGGTGAGGCCCTGTGCGTGCTGTTCGGCATTGTCGAGGGCGAGCGGGCGCAGCAGGTAGTGAGCAAAACTCCCACCGTGCCCTTCGGTATCCCGTGCATCTACCCCCAGATTCCGGGCATCCCACCGTACCATAACGATGCCGTGTGGCCCTTCGTGCAGAGCTTCTGGGCGCTGGCCGCCGCGTAG
- a CDS encoding carbohydrate-binding protein — protein sequence MAAIYRPAALFLTNKENFVARTGDYAGTQINSSNMLWSLLGSLGLVYKVLFGLRYEGERLVFRPFVPQAFQGARRLTGFKYRKAVLDVEMMGFGNAIKSITLDGQPLVDAAVPASLSGRHAVKIVLSSEVPVVQPVNRVVDAVAPETPTVTYRDGKLHWEPIDGANFYLILRNGKVVGDSDTADDAVLDYFSVPDLAGYHEYQVIARTRAGLQSFASEPLAVGPGLFTHENQLETLAPKATQPYKGYAGKGFIEISTTKNPALTIPVTVPETGLYALDFRYANGNGPINTNNQCAIRTLRRGPALLGTVVLPQRGVQEWSSWGFSNPILVRLEKGTHPLTLAYEPANQNMNGEVNQAMLDYLRVRRVE from the coding sequence ATGGCTGCTATCTACCGGCCGGCAGCGCTGTTTCTTACGAATAAGGAGAATTTCGTGGCTCGCACCGGCGACTATGCCGGCACCCAAATCAACTCCAGCAACATGCTTTGGAGCCTGTTGGGCAGCTTGGGGCTGGTGTATAAGGTACTGTTTGGACTGCGGTACGAGGGTGAGCGGCTGGTGTTTCGGCCCTTCGTGCCGCAGGCGTTTCAGGGGGCGCGCCGGCTCACTGGTTTCAAGTACCGCAAGGCCGTGCTCGACGTGGAGATGATGGGCTTCGGCAACGCCATCAAAAGCATCACCTTGGATGGCCAGCCGCTGGTTGATGCCGCCGTGCCGGCCAGCCTGAGCGGGCGGCACGCAGTGAAAATCGTGCTCAGCAGCGAAGTGCCCGTCGTTCAGCCTGTGAACCGCGTGGTCGATGCCGTGGCCCCCGAAACGCCCACCGTGACTTACCGCGACGGCAAGCTGCACTGGGAGCCAATAGACGGAGCCAACTTCTACTTAATCTTGCGAAATGGGAAGGTGGTTGGTGATAGCGATACCGCCGACGATGCAGTACTTGACTATTTTTCTGTCCCGGACCTTGCGGGCTACCACGAGTATCAGGTTATTGCGAGGACTCGTGCAGGTTTACAGTCATTTGCCAGCGAGCCGCTGGCCGTCGGCCCCGGCCTATTCACCCACGAGAATCAGCTCGAAACCTTGGCTCCCAAAGCCACCCAGCCCTACAAAGGCTACGCCGGCAAGGGCTTTATCGAAATATCGACGACCAAAAACCCGGCCCTCACCATTCCCGTCACGGTGCCCGAAACTGGCCTTTACGCGCTCGATTTCCGCTACGCCAACGGCAACGGCCCCATCAATACCAACAACCAGTGCGCCATCCGCACGCTGCGGCGCGGCCCTGCGCTGCTGGGCACCGTGGTGCTGCCCCAGCGCGGCGTGCAGGAGTGGAGCAGCTGGGGCTTCTCAAACCCCATTCTCGTGCGCCTCGAAAAAGGCACTCACCCCCTCACCCTGGCCTACGAGCCCGCCAACCAAAACATGAACGGCGAGGTGAACCAGGCCATGCTGGACTATCTGCGCGTGCGCCGGGTGGAGTAG
- a CDS encoding HlyD family efflux transporter periplasmic adaptor subunit — protein sequence MKKPLLVALVLLLIVVAVAGRRWWWKSTAEVATLAAGPAPAAVVPDSTVVILTGRVGAGGTEPVLSRKRGRIRNVYFSPGEYMHRGAVMAKLADYNFVVAPHDGFLGERQVTVGQYVTPTTVVSTISKKGFLLVPVGLLAKRTTHVQPGDSVRVWATARPTRVVTGVAAPATDTTGGITLEIRLPSRSPLRLGEVASVLLKR from the coding sequence ATGAAAAAACCACTCCTTGTTGCCTTGGTCCTGTTGTTGATTGTTGTGGCCGTGGCGGGCCGCCGCTGGTGGTGGAAATCCACGGCTGAGGTCGCGACCCTGGCCGCCGGCCCCGCGCCCGCCGCTGTTGTGCCCGATTCGACGGTCGTCATCCTAACGGGCCGCGTGGGGGCTGGCGGCACCGAGCCGGTACTGTCGCGCAAGCGCGGCCGTATCCGTAACGTGTATTTTAGTCCCGGCGAGTACATGCACCGCGGGGCCGTGATGGCCAAGCTGGCCGACTACAACTTCGTAGTAGCTCCGCACGACGGCTTTCTGGGCGAGCGGCAGGTGACCGTGGGCCAGTACGTGACGCCTACAACTGTGGTCAGCACCATCTCGAAGAAGGGCTTCCTGCTGGTGCCGGTGGGCCTGCTGGCCAAAAGGACGACCCACGTGCAGCCCGGCGACTCGGTGCGGGTATGGGCCACGGCCCGGCCCACCCGCGTGGTAACCGGTGTGGCCGCACCTGCCACCGACACCACCGGCGGCATCACCCTCGAAATCCGGCTGCCCTCGCGCTCCCCGCTGCGCCTGGGCGAGGTGGCTAGCGTGCTGCTAAAGCGCTGA
- the bglX gene encoding beta-glucosidase BglX has translation MKRIPLLLLALALAPAAQAQKKPTPPATPSAQKMKQYIDGLMAKMTTEEKIGQLNLVSVGFDVTGPVVSKDVDANIRKGLVGGVFNTYTPIAVRKLQEMAIKESRLHIPLMFGYDVIHGHRTIFPIALGLSASWDLKAIEQSARIAAEESTADGLNWVFSPMVDIARDARWGRISEGAGEDPYLGSRIAEAMVRGYQGPGNDMTKDNTVMACLKHFALYGAAEAGREYNTTDMSKQRMYNEYLPPYKAAVAAGVGSVMSSFNDVNGTPATANKWLMTNLLRTQWGFQGFVATDYTAIPELVEHGMGTPEQVAALALNAGIDQDMVGESFLNYTAKNLQSGAVNKAQLDAACRRILEAKYKLGLFQDPFRNVSTERATSTLMKPEFIAAARDIARRSMVLLKNERSALPLKKTGSIALIGPLANRQRDVIGSWSGAGDWHQAVSVEQGLRAAAPALKITYAKGANIADDQQMLDRLQAHGGELELDKRSAEDMIKEAVQVAQAADVVVAVVGESQGMTGEAAARADIGLPGQQLALLKALKATGKPLVLVLMNGRPLALPWENQNADAILETWFAGTQAGHAIADVLFGDYNPSGKITATFPVAVGQEPIYYNHKNTGRPYTGVKLDKYKSRYLDVPNEPLYPFGFGLSYTTFTYGKPTLSNPTIGPAETLTVSVTVQNTGQMDGEEVAQLYIRDLVGSISRPVSELKGFQKLMLKKGESKTLTFRLTPDALKFYNNDLKFMTEPGDFQVMVGGNSRDVQMVPFKLTAK, from the coding sequence ATGAAACGAATTCCCCTGCTCCTCCTCGCCCTCGCCCTGGCTCCCGCCGCCCAGGCCCAGAAAAAGCCTACGCCACCCGCCACCCCTTCCGCCCAGAAGATGAAGCAGTACATCGATGGGCTGATGGCGAAGATGACGACGGAGGAAAAAATCGGCCAGCTAAACCTGGTTTCCGTGGGGTTCGACGTGACCGGGCCGGTGGTGAGCAAGGACGTTGATGCCAACATCCGAAAGGGACTGGTGGGCGGCGTGTTTAATACCTACACGCCCATTGCCGTGCGCAAGCTACAGGAAATGGCCATCAAGGAATCACGGCTGCACATTCCGCTCATGTTTGGGTACGATGTTATTCACGGGCACCGCACCATTTTTCCGATTGCGCTGGGCTTGTCGGCCAGCTGGGACCTGAAAGCCATTGAGCAGAGCGCCCGCATCGCGGCCGAGGAATCGACGGCCGATGGCTTGAACTGGGTGTTCTCGCCGATGGTAGACATTGCCCGCGACGCCCGCTGGGGCCGCATTTCGGAAGGTGCCGGCGAAGACCCCTACCTCGGCTCGCGCATTGCCGAGGCCATGGTGCGCGGCTATCAGGGCCCCGGCAACGATATGACGAAGGATAATACCGTGATGGCCTGCCTCAAGCACTTCGCCCTGTATGGCGCCGCCGAGGCAGGCCGCGAATACAACACCACAGACATGAGCAAGCAGCGCATGTACAACGAGTACCTGCCGCCCTACAAAGCCGCCGTAGCGGCCGGCGTGGGCTCGGTGATGTCGTCCTTCAACGACGTGAACGGCACGCCCGCCACCGCCAACAAGTGGCTAATGACCAACCTGCTGCGCACGCAGTGGGGCTTTCAGGGCTTCGTGGCCACGGACTACACCGCCATTCCCGAGCTGGTGGAACACGGCATGGGCACCCCCGAGCAAGTGGCTGCCCTGGCCCTGAACGCGGGCATCGACCAGGACATGGTGGGCGAGTCATTTCTGAACTACACAGCCAAAAACCTGCAGTCGGGCGCGGTAAATAAGGCCCAGCTCGACGCCGCCTGCCGCCGCATTCTGGAGGCCAAGTACAAGCTCGGCCTGTTCCAAGACCCCTTCCGCAACGTGAGCACCGAGCGCGCCACCAGCACGCTGATGAAACCTGAGTTCATTGCCGCCGCCCGCGACATTGCCCGCCGCAGCATGGTGCTTTTGAAGAACGAGCGCAGCGCCCTGCCGCTGAAGAAAACCGGCAGCATTGCCCTCATCGGCCCGCTGGCCAACCGGCAGCGCGATGTAATTGGCAGTTGGAGCGGAGCCGGCGACTGGCACCAGGCTGTGTCGGTAGAGCAGGGCCTGCGCGCCGCCGCGCCCGCACTCAAAATCACCTATGCCAAGGGGGCCAACATTGCCGACGACCAGCAGATGCTGGACCGCCTGCAAGCCCACGGCGGCGAGCTGGAGCTGGACAAACGCAGCGCCGAGGACATGATAAAAGAAGCCGTGCAGGTGGCCCAGGCCGCCGACGTGGTGGTGGCCGTAGTGGGCGAAAGCCAGGGCATGACCGGCGAGGCCGCCGCCCGCGCCGACATCGGCCTGCCCGGCCAGCAGCTGGCCCTGCTCAAGGCCCTGAAAGCCACTGGCAAGCCGCTGGTACTGGTGCTCATGAACGGCCGGCCGCTGGCCCTGCCCTGGGAAAACCAGAACGCCGACGCCATCCTCGAAACGTGGTTTGCGGGTACGCAGGCAGGCCATGCCATCGCCGACGTGCTGTTTGGCGACTACAACCCGAGCGGCAAAATCACGGCCACCTTCCCCGTGGCCGTGGGCCAGGAACCCATTTACTACAACCACAAAAACACCGGCCGGCCCTACACCGGCGTGAAGCTCGACAAGTACAAGTCGCGCTACCTCGACGTGCCCAACGAGCCGCTCTACCCCTTCGGCTTCGGCCTGAGCTACACCACGTTCACCTACGGCAAGCCCACGCTCAGCAACCCCACCATCGGCCCCGCCGAAACCCTGACCGTGAGCGTGACCGTGCAGAACACCGGCCAGATGGACGGCGAAGAAGTGGCCCAGCTTTACATCCGCGACCTGGTGGGCTCCATCTCCCGCCCGGTTTCGGAGCTGAAAGGCTTCCAGAAGTTGATGCTGAAGAAGGGCGAGAGCAAAACCCTCACCTTCCGCCTCACACCCGATGCCCTCAAATTCTACAACAACGACCTGAAATTCATGACCGAGCCCGGCGACTTCCAGGTGATGGTGGGCGGCAACTCGCGCGATGTGCAGATGGTGCCGTTTAAGCTAACAGCAAAGTAG
- a CDS encoding transposase, producing MFLSDNRGQSLACASPQAGNHHDTHLLNNLFGEIYASLEAANIPVAGLFLNADKAFDTKDFCRECARRDIEANIPRNRCAAAWQTADDTPFNPELYRHRVVVEHANAWLDGFKILLVRYETSVGNLLAWHWLAFVVIIFAKNQPKTDFLNSFVVPVRPP from the coding sequence CTGTTCCTCTCCGACAACCGGGGCCAGTCCCTGGCCTGCGCCAGCCCGCAGGCGGGCAATCACCATGACACCCACCTGCTCAATAACCTGTTCGGCGAAATCTACGCCTCGCTCGAAGCGGCCAATATTCCCGTCGCCGGGCTGTTTCTGAACGCCGACAAAGCCTTTGACACCAAGGACTTTTGCCGGGAATGCGCCCGGCGCGACATCGAGGCCAACATCCCCCGCAACCGCTGCGCCGCCGCCTGGCAGACCGCCGACGACACTCCCTTCAACCCCGAGCTCTATCGCCACCGCGTCGTGGTCGAACACGCCAACGCCTGGCTCGACGGCTTCAAAATCTTGCTCGTGCGCTACGAAACCAGCGTCGGCAACTTGCTGGCCTGGCACTGGCTCGCCTTCGTTGTCATCATTTTTGCGAAAAATCAACCGAAAACCGACTTTTTAAACAGCTTCGTTGTTCCGGTCCGACCGCCCTAG